In the Hordeum vulgare subsp. vulgare chromosome 7H, MorexV3_pseudomolecules_assembly, whole genome shotgun sequence genome, one interval contains:
- the LOC123412591 gene encoding leaf-specific thionin-like gives MESISLKSIIIGVLMLGLVLQQTHIEAKSCCCSTTTRNCYNVCRVTGSSRPTCASLCGCKILEKCVPPCDRFNLVTDADEAKSIEFCKLGCMSSLCGNINSVVASQEVNDVKDHCKTGCYHLCTKDYEFGEVLA, from the exons ATGGAATCCATAAGTCTTAAGAGTATCATTATTGGAGTGCTCATGCTAGGACTAGTCCTTCAACAGACCCATATAGAGGCCAAGAGCTGTTGTTGTTCCACCACGACAAGAAACTGCTATAATGTATGTCGTGTCACCGGTTCCTCTCGGCCTACATGTGCAAGTTTATGTGGTTGCAAGATTTTGGAAAAATGTGTGCCTCCATGTGACCGCTTCAACCTTGTCACGGACGCAG ACGAAGCAAAATCCATTGAGTTCTGCAAGTTGGGATGCATGTCCTCATTGTGCGGGAACATCAACTCTG TTGTTGCGAGTCAAGAAGTGAACGATGTCAAAGATCATTGCAAAACTGGATGCTACCATCTCTGcactaaggattatgaatttggcGAAGTCCTTGCTTAA